The following proteins are encoded in a genomic region of Candidatus Thermokryptus mobilis:
- a CDS encoding ArsA family ATPase has protein sequence MRVIIYTGKGGVGKTTVSAGTGVLCSELGYKTIVVSTDPAHSLSDSFGKRIGKFPVKVTEKLWAQELDVNEELRINWDKIQGFIVKFLSYQGFDKFIAEEFAIFPGLEELFSLLKINDYHSDKSYDVVIVDCAPTASTIRMLSFPDIVSWYMERFFPLERKLVKTIRPVAEKVVKFPLPTDDVYSQVEDLYRKIEHTKKILTDVKTSSVRIVVNPEKMVIKESQRAYTYLNLFGFPVDLIIVNKVFPDEIEDRHFKKWKQTQNKHVEFVREVFAPIPMKISFLGDDEIVGLNKLLKFAVNLYGEDDPTEIFYEGKPMKIEEKNGRYHLKLKMPFFSKRDVNVWVKNDELIIELPSFRRNIFLPHTLASSRVVEAKLEDGILTIEFEKIKGR, from the coding sequence ATGAGAGTTATAATTTATACCGGAAAAGGTGGCGTTGGGAAGACAACTGTCTCCGCTGGTACCGGGGTTTTATGTTCCGAACTTGGATATAAAACGATCGTTGTAAGCACGGACCCAGCACATAGTTTAAGCGATTCTTTCGGCAAAAGAATCGGCAAGTTCCCCGTCAAAGTCACAGAGAAACTCTGGGCTCAAGAACTTGATGTTAACGAAGAGCTCAGAATAAATTGGGATAAAATTCAAGGATTCATCGTAAAGTTCCTCTCCTATCAAGGATTTGATAAGTTTATAGCTGAGGAGTTTGCGATCTTCCCGGGGCTTGAGGAACTTTTCAGCTTGTTGAAGATAAATGATTATCACTCGGATAAAAGTTATGATGTGGTGATTGTTGATTGTGCCCCAACCGCAAGCACAATCAGAATGTTAAGTTTCCCGGACATTGTGAGCTGGTATATGGAAAGGTTTTTCCCACTTGAGAGAAAACTTGTCAAAACAATCAGACCAGTAGCTGAAAAGGTTGTAAAGTTTCCGCTTCCAACAGATGATGTTTATTCACAAGTTGAAGACCTGTATAGAAAAATTGAACACACGAAGAAGATTTTAACTGATGTTAAGACATCAAGCGTTAGAATAGTTGTTAACCCAGAAAAAATGGTGATAAAAGAATCCCAGAGGGCTTATACTTATTTGAATCTTTTTGGTTTCCCAGTTGATCTTATAATTGTTAACAAAGTTTTCCCTGATGAAATTGAAGATAGACATTTCAAAAAGTGGAAACAGACACAGAATAAGCATGTTGAATTTGTGAGGGAAGTGTTCGCACCTATACCGATGAAAATATCATTTCTTGGGGATGATGAGATTGTTGGCTTGAACAAGCTCTTAAAGTTTGCCGTCAATTTATACGGGGAAGACGATCCAACCGAGATTTTTTATGAAGGTAAGCCGATGAAAATTGAAGAGAAAAATGGAAGATATCACCTTAAATTGAAAATGCCTTTCTTCTCAAAAAGAGATGTCAATGTTTGGGTTAAGAATGACGAATTGATAATTGAACTTCCAAGTTTTAGGAGAAATATCTTTTTGCCACACACCCTTGCATCATCACGGGTCGTTGAGGCAAAGCTTGAAGATGGGATTTTGACGATTGAATTTGAAAAAATTAAAGGGAGATGA
- a CDS encoding DUF4198 domain-containing protein translates to MKKFLLMTLIVNLAFSHDYWLQPQKFHLSKGETLVVHLYVGDKFEKEIEREFQKNMTLKFELITDSSSFNLVDEIKDKSIPILVKKINFEGLALLSMERDYAYIELKPEEFSEYLRHEGLEDIQKLIEKLPPRKVERERYRRFIKSLIMVADKPKGNVYSKVLGQKLEIILLDNPFKTKPGDEITAQVLFDGKPLAGKTITAYNLEPESKKINEYKAKTDKNGRVKFKIENPGLWLIRLVHLLKCNGCENADWESFWASYSFEIKPK, encoded by the coding sequence ATGAAAAAATTCTTGTTGATGACTTTAATCGTAAATCTCGCTTTCTCACACGATTACTGGCTTCAACCCCAAAAATTCCATCTATCAAAAGGAGAAACTCTTGTAGTTCATCTCTATGTTGGCGATAAATTTGAAAAGGAAATTGAAAGGGAATTTCAAAAAAATATGACTTTGAAATTTGAGCTCATCACAGATTCATCGTCGTTCAATCTTGTTGATGAAATCAAAGATAAATCCATCCCTATTCTCGTAAAGAAAATCAACTTTGAGGGTCTCGCCCTGCTTTCAATGGAAAGAGATTACGCATATATTGAACTAAAACCCGAGGAATTCTCCGAATACCTAAGACACGAGGGGCTTGAGGATATTCAAAAACTCATAGAAAAACTCCCCCCTCGCAAGGTTGAGAGAGAAAGATATAGGAGATTTATAAAGTCGTTAATTATGGTCGCTGATAAACCCAAAGGCAATGTTTATAGTAAAGTCCTTGGGCAAAAGCTTGAAATAATACTTCTTGACAACCCATTCAAAACAAAACCCGGCGATGAAATAACAGCTCAAGTTCTATTTGACGGAAAACCCCTTGCTGGTAAAACAATAACCGCATACAACCTTGAACCAGAAAGTAAAAAAATCAACGAGTATAAAGCTAAAACTGATAAAAACGGAAGGGTTAAATTCAAAATAGAAAACCCCGGGCTATGGTTAATTCGCCTCGTCCATCTTTTAAAATGCAACGGCTGTGAAAACGCCGACTGGGAAAGTTTCTGGGCGTCTTATAGCTTTGAGATCAAACCGAAATAA